One part of the Tunicatimonas pelagia genome encodes these proteins:
- a CDS encoding SDR family oxidoreductase — translation MIALVTGANRGIGQEVCRQLAEAGHQVILTSRNEEKGKKAVAELGSDQISYHPLDVTNDASIAKIRSYVEEQYGRLDMLINNAGIHYDSWQNAEQADLKIAQEAFDANLLGPWRVSQAFIPMMREHSYGRIVNVSSGAGALNGMSGGTPAYSISKASLNVLTIKLAADLKGTGILVNSVGPGWVRTDMGGKEAPRSVAEGAEGIVWAATLPKDGPTGGFFRDGKRIEW, via the coding sequence ATGATTGCACTAGTAACCGGAGCCAACCGAGGAATTGGCCAAGAAGTTTGTCGGCAGTTAGCCGAGGCAGGACACCAAGTAATTTTAACTAGCCGGAATGAAGAAAAAGGAAAGAAGGCAGTGGCAGAGCTAGGTAGTGACCAAATATCCTATCATCCGCTAGATGTGACCAACGACGCTAGTATAGCCAAGATACGAAGCTACGTGGAAGAGCAGTACGGACGACTGGATATGCTGATTAATAATGCGGGTATTCACTACGACTCTTGGCAGAACGCCGAGCAAGCAGATTTGAAAATTGCTCAAGAAGCTTTTGATGCTAATCTGCTGGGGCCTTGGCGAGTGAGCCAAGCCTTTATTCCGATGATGCGCGAGCATAGCTACGGACGAATTGTCAATGTTTCTAGCGGAGCGGGAGCACTAAATGGTATGAGCGGAGGCACTCCGGCTTACAGCATTTCTAAAGCATCGCTAAATGTGCTCACCATCAAACTTGCTGCCGACCTAAAAGGAACTGGTATTTTGGTGAATTCAGTAGGTCCAGGTTGGGTTCGTACCGATATGGGTGGAAAAGAAGCACCGCGTAGTGTGGCCGAGGGAGCGGAGGGCATTGTCTGGGCCGCAACCCTTCCTAAGGACGGGCCAACTGGTGGTTTCTTCCGCGACGGTAAGCGGATTGAGTGGTAG
- a CDS encoding GNAT family N-acetyltransferase, which yields MEETFLVSTDRNKLDIDMIHAYLSSQAYWSKGRSRSVVEKSIANSLCFGVYHPSGKQVGFARVVTDYAVFAWLMDVFIVEDYRGRGLSKQMLRSIMNHADLQNLQRWGLLTADAHALYQQYGFSSVDSPEWFMELVKSPS from the coding sequence ATGGAAGAGACCTTCTTGGTATCTACTGACCGTAATAAACTGGATATAGATATGATTCATGCCTACCTGAGCAGTCAGGCGTATTGGTCTAAAGGCAGAAGCCGTTCGGTAGTAGAAAAATCCATTGCAAATTCATTGTGCTTTGGAGTGTACCACCCGAGCGGTAAACAGGTAGGGTTTGCCCGCGTAGTGACTGACTACGCGGTGTTTGCTTGGCTCATGGATGTTTTTATTGTAGAGGATTACCGAGGCCGAGGGTTGAGTAAACAAATGCTTAGGAGTATCATGAACCATGCTGATTTACAGAATCTACAGCGCTGGGGGCTACTCACTGCCGATGCTCACGCACTTTATCAGCAGTACGGATTTTCATCAGTTGATTCACCCGAATGGTTTATGGAGTTAGTGAAGTCTCCTTCGTAA
- a CDS encoding HTTM domain-containing protein produces the protein MDTLTHTPPSSDRVVNLSNWLTTPIDNSSLILFRVAFGFLIAAEGFGAILTGWVGRTYVEPAFTFNFIGLDFLQILLGETMYAVYGLMGVAGVMVMLGYRYRLAMLTYAVLWSASYLLQKTSYNNHYYLLMLLCWVMALMPAHRYYSLDVQQNRVAKSLTCPRWCTVVFVVQLFIVYTFASLAKIYPDWLAGIPVGLWFGGKADFWLIGPLLQQEWLQTMVVYGGIAFDGLIIPALLWRKTRPWAFAIGVFFHGFNSAVFHIGIFPYLAIALCVFFFPPTQVRQVFFKRKPSVTSEVVTQTNYSLPTWIMALGIIYFAWQVYLPLRHYLYEGNVFWTEEGHRLSWRMMLRTKAGSVRFMVEDKATGEIWWEEPRDHLTSKQSRKLATHPDMIWQFSQYLEKTYQEKGYADVAIYAHGKVSLNGHKRAPLVDSSVDLADVSWQPFRHATWIYPDRNLPE, from the coding sequence ATGGATACCCTAACCCATACTCCACCCTCCAGTGATCGAGTGGTAAACTTATCTAACTGGCTGACCACCCCCATAGATAATAGTTCGTTAATTTTATTTCGAGTAGCCTTCGGCTTTCTGATTGCTGCCGAGGGCTTTGGAGCCATTCTAACCGGCTGGGTGGGTCGAACATACGTTGAGCCAGCTTTCACCTTTAACTTCATTGGCCTCGATTTTCTGCAAATACTATTGGGTGAAACGATGTACGCAGTCTACGGACTAATGGGAGTAGCCGGAGTAATGGTGATGTTGGGCTATCGCTATCGGTTGGCGATGCTAACCTATGCGGTACTATGGTCGGCGAGCTATCTTTTGCAGAAAACCAGCTATAATAATCACTATTACTTACTGATGCTACTATGCTGGGTTATGGCGTTGATGCCGGCTCATCGCTACTACTCACTCGATGTGCAGCAAAACAGGGTAGCAAAGTCGCTTACATGCCCACGTTGGTGTACGGTGGTTTTTGTGGTGCAACTGTTTATTGTGTACACATTTGCTTCGCTAGCTAAAATATATCCAGATTGGCTGGCGGGTATTCCTGTTGGCTTATGGTTTGGCGGCAAGGCTGACTTCTGGCTCATTGGGCCGTTGCTACAGCAAGAGTGGTTACAAACAATGGTGGTGTACGGTGGTATTGCGTTTGATGGCTTAATCATTCCAGCCTTGTTGTGGCGCAAGACTCGTCCGTGGGCATTTGCAATAGGCGTGTTCTTTCACGGATTTAACTCAGCCGTTTTTCATATTGGTATTTTTCCTTATCTCGCTATCGCGCTTTGCGTATTTTTCTTCCCGCCCACACAGGTTCGCCAAGTGTTTTTTAAGCGTAAACCATCGGTTACTTCTGAAGTAGTGACTCAAACTAATTATAGCTTACCAACTTGGATAATGGCTCTGGGAATTATATACTTTGCTTGGCAGGTGTATCTACCACTACGGCATTATTTGTACGAAGGAAATGTATTCTGGACGGAAGAAGGGCACCGGTTATCGTGGCGCATGATGCTGCGTACTAAGGCTGGTTCAGTTCGGTTTATGGTAGAGGATAAAGCAACTGGGGAAATTTGGTGGGAGGAACCTCGCGATCATCTTACTTCCAAACAATCCCGCAAGTTGGCGACCCACCCGGATATGATCTGGCAGTTTAGCCAGTATTTGGAGAAAACGTACCAAGAAAAGGGCTACGCCGATGTGGCGATCTACGCTCACGGTAAAGTAAGTCTCAACGGCCACAAACGGGCTCCTTTAGTAGACAGTTCGGTAGATTTGGCCGATGTATCTTGGCAGCCCTTCCGCCATGCTACCTGGATTTATCCCGATAGAAATCTGCCAGAATAG
- the mnmA gene encoding tRNA 2-thiouridine(34) synthase MnmA: MKKRVVVGMSGGVDSSVAAHLLVEQGYEVIGLFMKNWHDDSVVISRECPWVEDSQDALIVAQKLGVPFQTIDLSAAYKERIVDYMFHEYEQGRTPNPDVLCNREIKFDIFLKTALRLGADFVATGHYCRKAESTNAEGSETYHLLAGKDHNKDQSYFLCQLNQEQLSKALFPIGEMEKSEVRQLARELDLVTAEKKDSQGLCFIGKVRLPEFLQQKLLPKKGRIIEIPKDASVFERQLVTTSGEETAANSLTELAAPYAYQPDLGKVVGEHQGAHYFTIGQRKGLNVGGSPEPLFVLATDTTENIVYVGQSDQHSGLYRPALFVTKEETHWLREDLRLEDGEEARYQARIRYRQNLEEATLYQTAEGLYIVFDRPQKSIAAGQFVAWYSGEELIGSGVIN; this comes from the coding sequence ATGAAGAAGAGAGTGGTAGTCGGCATGTCGGGGGGAGTAGACTCCAGTGTAGCAGCACATTTACTAGTAGAACAAGGCTACGAGGTGATTGGTCTGTTCATGAAAAACTGGCACGACGACAGCGTAGTCATCAGTCGGGAATGCCCTTGGGTGGAAGACAGTCAGGATGCCTTGATCGTTGCCCAGAAGTTAGGCGTACCGTTCCAGACGATTGACCTAAGCGCAGCATATAAAGAGCGGATTGTAGACTATATGTTCCACGAATACGAGCAGGGTAGAACCCCCAACCCCGATGTGCTATGTAACCGCGAGATTAAGTTTGATATTTTTCTTAAAACGGCTCTACGATTGGGAGCAGACTTCGTGGCGACGGGTCACTATTGCCGTAAAGCCGAAAGTACTAACGCAGAAGGCAGCGAAACTTACCACCTACTAGCGGGAAAAGACCATAACAAAGATCAAAGCTACTTTCTCTGTCAGCTCAATCAGGAGCAGTTAAGTAAAGCATTGTTTCCGATCGGGGAAATGGAAAAATCGGAAGTGCGCCAACTGGCTCGTGAGCTGGATCTAGTAACAGCAGAAAAGAAAGACTCTCAGGGATTATGTTTTATAGGTAAAGTGCGCCTACCGGAGTTTTTACAGCAAAAACTGCTTCCCAAGAAGGGAAGAATTATAGAAATACCGAAAGATGCTTCGGTCTTCGAACGCCAACTAGTCACCACTTCCGGCGAAGAAACTGCTGCCAATAGTTTAACTGAATTGGCTGCGCCTTATGCATACCAACCTGATTTGGGCAAAGTGGTGGGCGAACACCAGGGTGCTCATTATTTTACTATTGGTCAGCGAAAAGGGTTAAACGTAGGCGGTAGTCCCGAGCCCCTGTTTGTATTAGCCACCGACACTACCGAAAACATAGTATACGTCGGACAAAGTGACCAACACTCCGGCTTATACCGCCCGGCGTTATTTGTAACCAAAGAGGAAACTCATTGGCTGCGAGAAGATTTACGGCTGGAAGATGGCGAAGAAGCTCGTTATCAGGCACGTATTCGCTACCGCCAAAACCTGGAAGAAGCTACGCTGTACCAAACCGCCGAGGGGCTCTACATCGTCTTTGATCGTCCCCAGAAAAGCATTGCTGCCGGACAGTTCGTTGCTTGGTACAGCGGAGAAGAACTTATTGGTTCAGGGGTCATTAACTAG
- a CDS encoding oxygenase MpaB family protein: MRRSRKHITQRISQLDAWRDHQEIAYLLTCHVFPWDLERALEFALFRTYAVPSISKLLAQTGELTKRPQKRYDDTEIIMYTLAEHGYDSERGRKALRRMNQMHGRFSITNEDMLYVLTTFIYEPNRWLKRYGWRKPTQKEELATFYFYREVGKRMNIKDIPDNYHELEQFNIDYERKYFKYAPSNRAVGEATCDLFLSFYLPKQLWPLGRPLLYAMMDENLLNAFGFPHPSVLMRKVTTGGLKLRAKLMRYWPERSKPVLGSERNRPTYPDGYKIEELGTF, translated from the coding sequence TTGAGAAGATCCCGAAAACATATTACTCAGCGGATTAGCCAGTTAGATGCTTGGCGCGATCATCAGGAAATTGCGTATCTGCTGACTTGCCACGTATTCCCGTGGGATCTTGAGCGGGCGTTAGAATTTGCGCTGTTTCGTACTTACGCCGTTCCCTCTATCTCCAAGCTACTCGCCCAAACTGGAGAGCTAACCAAGCGACCCCAAAAACGCTACGACGATACCGAAATCATTATGTATACGCTGGCCGAGCACGGCTACGATAGCGAGCGAGGGAGAAAAGCGTTGCGCCGCATGAACCAGATGCACGGACGCTTTTCAATTACCAACGAAGATATGCTATACGTGCTAACTACGTTCATTTACGAACCTAATCGTTGGTTAAAACGCTACGGCTGGCGTAAACCGACCCAAAAAGAAGAGTTAGCTACTTTCTATTTTTATCGGGAAGTGGGAAAGCGAATGAACATTAAGGATATTCCTGATAACTATCACGAATTGGAACAGTTCAATATTGACTACGAGCGCAAATATTTCAAGTACGCACCATCGAACCGTGCGGTAGGAGAGGCCACCTGCGATTTATTTCTAAGTTTCTACCTACCTAAGCAACTGTGGCCTCTCGGTCGCCCATTGCTTTACGCCATGATGGACGAAAATTTGCTCAATGCATTCGGTTTTCCGCACCCTTCAGTATTGATGAGAAAAGTTACCACAGGTGGATTGAAGCTACGCGCCAAACTTATGCGCTACTGGCCTGAGCGTAGCAAGCCAGTTTTGGGAAGTGAGCGAAATCGACCTACTTATCCTGATGGATACAAAATTGAAGAATTGGGTACGTTTTAA
- the menD gene encoding 2-succinyl-5-enolpyruvyl-6-hydroxy-3-cyclohexene-1-carboxylic-acid synthase, with translation MILSSVIATAQICAELGVRQAIISPGSRNAPLTIAFVRHPTIETYTVSDERSAAFIGLGMARQTHNPVALICTSGSAAYNYAPAVAEAYFQQIPLLILTADRPPEWIDQLDGQTIRQRNIYGKHVKASYELPVGQAEADQWYAHRQVSEAINQTQRYPPGPVHVNIPIREPFYPEEGKEISFDDSVKVIQYHEGDMQLSLALQQQLQAEWQQYERKLIVVGQGNLDQNVCRQIAEYSEYQQVPVVADIISNFHLADSTVRHPDVFLGKNASGSLQPDLLLTFGLSVISKNLKLFLRKHRPQAHWHIQPSGVTADTFQSLTKVIYTRSTTFFQIAKDWLGKSPSDYYQAWQEQEEQATQKVTTFFESDETKASEFYAVVTVLKNLPQPSSLHLANSMAVRYANLISLPNDYTDVEVIANRGTSGIDGSSSTAVGAALASPNRLHILITGDLAFFYDRNAFWHNYLVPNLRIIVLNNHGGGIFRMIDGPSRQPELEEYFVTQQKLEAKNTASDFGLEYHRLDINQNEAHLELEQLLPGFFTDHRQHAKLLEIVSDSQTNTDIFRQFKSGD, from the coding sequence TTGATTCTATCTTCTGTCATCGCTACCGCGCAAATCTGCGCCGAACTTGGAGTTCGCCAAGCGATTATTTCTCCTGGATCCCGTAATGCTCCGCTGACAATTGCTTTTGTCCGTCATCCAACTATTGAAACCTACACCGTGAGTGATGAACGGTCGGCAGCGTTTATTGGGTTAGGCATGGCTCGGCAAACTCATAATCCGGTAGCCTTGATTTGTACTTCGGGGAGTGCCGCGTATAATTACGCTCCCGCCGTAGCCGAAGCCTACTTCCAGCAAATTCCTTTACTCATCCTGACAGCTGACCGTCCACCCGAGTGGATCGACCAACTGGATGGGCAAACTATTCGGCAGCGCAACATTTATGGTAAGCACGTAAAGGCAAGTTATGAATTACCTGTCGGTCAGGCCGAAGCCGACCAGTGGTACGCCCATCGTCAGGTTTCAGAAGCGATAAATCAAACCCAAAGATATCCGCCAGGACCAGTTCACGTAAATATTCCCATTCGTGAGCCGTTCTACCCAGAAGAAGGCAAAGAAATTTCTTTTGATGATTCGGTAAAAGTAATTCAGTATCATGAAGGAGACATGCAGTTGTCCTTAGCATTACAACAGCAGTTGCAAGCCGAGTGGCAGCAGTATGAGCGTAAGCTAATCGTGGTTGGGCAGGGCAATCTAGATCAGAATGTGTGTCGGCAAATAGCGGAGTATAGTGAATATCAGCAGGTTCCGGTGGTAGCGGATATAATCTCAAATTTTCATTTGGCGGACTCTACTGTTAGGCATCCTGATGTTTTTCTCGGGAAAAACGCATCAGGGTCGCTACAACCCGACTTGCTACTTACTTTTGGGCTTTCGGTTATTTCCAAAAATTTAAAACTCTTCTTACGGAAACATCGCCCACAAGCTCATTGGCACATTCAGCCGAGCGGGGTAACGGCTGATACTTTTCAGTCTCTAACCAAAGTCATTTATACCCGCTCGACTACTTTTTTTCAGATAGCGAAAGATTGGTTGGGAAAATCCCCGAGCGATTACTATCAAGCCTGGCAAGAGCAGGAAGAACAGGCTACTCAGAAGGTTACTACGTTTTTTGAATCTGATGAGACGAAGGCGAGTGAGTTTTATGCCGTGGTGACGGTGCTAAAGAACCTTCCTCAGCCAAGTAGCTTACATTTGGCGAATAGCATGGCAGTTCGTTATGCTAATCTGATTAGTTTACCGAATGACTATACTGATGTAGAAGTAATCGCCAATCGGGGTACCAGTGGCATTGATGGAAGCAGCAGCACTGCCGTAGGTGCTGCCTTAGCTTCTCCCAATCGACTGCATATTCTGATTACGGGCGATCTGGCATTTTTCTACGACCGCAATGCTTTCTGGCATAACTATCTAGTTCCTAACCTTAGAATAATTGTTTTAAACAATCACGGTGGTGGAATCTTCCGGATGATTGATGGGCCAAGCCGTCAGCCTGAACTGGAAGAGTATTTTGTAACTCAACAAAAATTGGAAGCAAAAAATACGGCAAGTGATTTTGGTTTAGAATACCATCGATTGGATATAAATCAGAATGAAGCGCATCTCGAACTAGAACAATTACTACCTGGTTTTTTTACCGATCACCGCCAGCACGCCAAGTTGCTAGAAATTGTTTCGGATAGTCAAACCAATACCGATATTTTTCGTCAATTTAAATCTGGGGATTAG